In the Sandaracinus amylolyticus genome, TCCTGCGCGCTCACGGGCACACGAGCGCGCCGCGCGGACGCGTCTCGCCCGCGGGCTCGAGCGCGGAGATCACGGTCGCGAGCGGGATCGTCTCCTCGCTGCCGTCCTCCCAGCGCACCTGCAGCGAGCCGCCCTCGAGCGCGACGACCGTCGCGACGTAGTCGCCCGATCCCCGCCACGTCGCGTCGATCGTGTCGCCCGGCGCGAGCGCGAGCGTCGTCAGCTCGGTGCGCGCGCGGCGCTCGTGCGCTCCCTCGGGCAACGCGAGCGTCGCGTGCGTCTCGTCGCACGACTCGATCACCCCCGCGACGCGGGTGCGCCCGACGTGCACCAGGACCGGCGCGGCGCGCGCGCTGCACACCGCGGGACGACGCGCGCGTCCGCTCGAGGGCGATGCCTCGCGAAGCACGCGGCGCACGTCGCTCGCGGGCATCCACGCGTCGCTGCCGTCCTCCCAGCGCAGGTGAACCACCTCGCCGCGCGTCTCGATCACGATCGCGCGGTACGACGTGCCCTGCCACGGCGCCCACACCCGATCGCCGGCATCGATCACGAGCGGCGCGATGCGATCGAACGAGACGACGAGGGGCTCGGCGCGATCGGCGGTGATCAGCGTGGCGTCGCTCGCGCTGCACGCGGCGAGGCGCGC is a window encoding:
- a CDS encoding tudor domain-containing protein; protein product: MLAVSLAGCASSAPRPEVPTRPERLVMVVGEKSDAIGIEQARDPSRTVVEVAFHDGARAWVEEWRVRDLDLPAGARVVVRREGALAVTTLVERVDRMAWIAGGETPTLVSIGDLIAVLRRSDVVDAPAEDDDDTDEVATEPPPPIDPARVVAYDGPEVWLVARLAACSASDATLITADRAEPLVVSFDRIAPLVIDAGDRVWAPWQGTSYRAIVIETRGEVVHLRWEDGSDAWMPASDVRRVLREASPSSGRARRPAVCSARAAPVLVHVGRTRVAGVIESCDETHATLALPEGAHERRARTELTTLALAPGDTIDATWRGSGDYVATVVALEGGSLQVRWEDGSEETIPLATVISALEPAGETRPRGALVCP